Sequence from the bacterium genome:
TATATATCTCAACTCGTCTATCTTTAAAATCTACTGATATGTAGGCGTTTTTCTGAAAGACACGCAATTTCCTCATAGATTTCTTCGAAATCCTGCTTGCCGTTACGTTTGCAATACATCCTGACTTGAAGTGGAGCCTGGCATTGGCTATATCGGGTTTGTCGGTAAGGACATTCGTCATCGATGCGTGAACATTTTTAAGTTTATCGCCGCATATTCTTGCCAAAAGCTCGAGGTCGTGAATCATGAGGTCTTCTACAACCGATATGTCGGTGGAACGACTCGTAAAACCGCTTATTCTGTGTATTTCGAGAAACAATGGTTTCTCAATGAACTCCTTTGCTGCAACCCAAGCGGGATTGAAATTTTCTATGTGTCCAACCCAGAGAACTACATCTCTTTCTTTCGCCATACTAACGAGTATTTCTGCCTCGTCAACGCTTCCCGCTATCGGCTTTTCCACGAGAAGGTGTCTTGCCCGCATGAGAACATGCGTTCCTATAGTACCGTGGGTTCTGGTAGGCGTTGCTAATATCACCGCCTGAGAGTAGCCTATTGCCTCATCAAGAGTTTCGAATGCTCTCGTTTCAAATTGTTCCGCTGCTTCAAGGCATTTTCTCCTGTCAATATCGTATACGCCCACGAGTTCAGCATCTTCGTTTTCTACTACTTTGGCGGCGTGCAACCTGCCCATGTGACCAACGCCTATAACGCTTATAAGTATGGGTTTCTCAAACCTCATGATAGGCTTACCTTTTAATGATTAAGGGCTCAAGCCTTCTTTCTATTTTATCCCCCTGTTTTATTATTGCCGCGGCTATGTATGCACCTGGTTTTGCCCCGCTGCCGTCCCAGGTCGCGCTTCTGCAATATCCGAAATCTCTCACAAGCTTACCCTCGAGGTCGTAGATTCTTATCTGAACTGACGCGTTCCATGGTGCTTTTACGGATAATTCACAGTTGCCGTCGCTTTCTGGACTGAATGGGTTTGGAGTTATTGTAAGCGATATTTTTGATTCCGACACGGGGGACCATACCGCGTTGTCCTCGCACGGAGTGGCGCCCGCTGGCGATGGTTTCCAACTGTTTGGATCGGTGCCGTCGGCTGATATGCTAACTCTTTCTGCGCTTACATTGTAATCCCAGTCCGTAGCGGCGGTGTATATCGCCTGGTCAACAATTAGACCTTCACCAGTTTTAAGGTAGACCGTGTCGCCTTCGTTGTTCAAATAGGGCCAGGCACGCATTCTTATTACTCTGCATGCGGCTTCCATGTCACTTTCTGAAAGGATTATGTAACCACCCGGTTCAACTATCGCTGAATCGTTGTTTATCATTCCGCTGTAGTGAGGATCGGATAGGACAAAGCCATTAAGCGAAACTGTGGTGTCCCCATTATTGCATATCTCAATCCATTCTTCGTATGATACTCTCGGTTTGAACATGATTTCCGTTATAACCAGTTTTGGGGCAATAGTATCGGATGTTGTTATTGAGTTTTCCTTACATGGAGTCGAACCCGTTCGGCTGGTGGAGCAGTTCCAATTTGAGGCTATACTACCGCTTCTTAGAGGATATTTCCGCTCAAGCGAAACCCCGTAGTCGATGCAAGGATAGTTTTCCGCAGTATAAATAGCGCTGTCGATGGCTATGCCATCGGGGGAGTAAAGTATGACGCCGTCTGTTCCCGAATTATTAAGTCTTTGCCATTCAGCTTCAGGGATTATTTTAGCGCAATA
This genomic interval carries:
- a CDS encoding Gfo/Idh/MocA family oxidoreductase, encoding MRFEKPILISVIGVGHMGRLHAAKVVENEDAELVGVYDIDRRKCLEAAEQFETRAFETLDEAIGYSQAVILATPTRTHGTIGTHVLMRARHLLVEKPIAGSVDEAEILVSMAKERDVVLWVGHIENFNPAWVAAKEFIEKPLFLEIHRISGFTSRSTDISVVEDLMIHDLELLARICGDKLKNVHASMTNVLTDKPDIANARLHFKSGCIANVTASRISKKSMRKLRVFQKNAYISVDFKDRRVEIYRLPKKGEISGEIAKFGEAEIEILRPPIPQLDPLTEQLKFFIDCIKSDRKPDCTPAVHALRWAKMITKEAIR
- a CDS encoding lamin tail domain-containing protein; its protein translation is MSRIIPILSALVTLLSSQIIVNEIMFKPSSIPEPTPEWFEILNISDTTVCLRGFKWSDLTHTPAVITYDSIILKPGEFALVEEFGYRLGYCAKIIPEAEWQRLNNSGTDGVILYSPDGIAIDSAIYTAENYPCIDYGVSLERKYPLRSGSIASNWNCSTSRTGSTPCKENSITTSDTIAPKLVITEIMFKPRVSYEEWIEICNNGDTTVSLNGFVLSDPHYSGMINNDSAIVEPGGYIILSESDMEAACRVIRMRAWPYLNNEGDTVYLKTGEGLIVDQAIYTAATDWDYNVSAERVSISADGTDPNSWKPSPAGATPCEDNAVWSPVSESKISLTITPNPFSPESDGNCELSVKAPWNASVQIRIYDLEGKLVRDFGYCRSATWDGSGAKPGAYIAAAIIKQGDKIERRLEPLIIKR